One genomic region from Ammospiza caudacuta isolate bAmmCau1 chromosome 1, bAmmCau1.pri, whole genome shotgun sequence encodes:
- the SEC61B gene encoding protein transport protein Sec61 subunit beta, with protein MPGPNPSATSVGSSGRSPSKAVAPRAAGSTVRQRKNASCGTRSAGRATSTGTGGMWRFYTEDSPGLKVGPVPVLVMSLLFIASVFMLHIWGKYTRS; from the exons ATG CCCGGGCCCAACCCCAGCGCCACCAGCGTCGGCTCCTCCGGCCGCTCCCCCAGCAAGGCTGTGGCTCCCCGCGCCGCGGGATCCACCGTCCGGCAGAG GAAAAATGCCAGCTGTGGGACAAGGAGTGCAGGCCGTGCCACGTCCACAGGGACTGGTGGGATGTGGCGGTTCTACACTGAGGACTCGCCAGGGCTCAAAGT tGGACCTGTTCCAGTTTTGGTCATGAGTCTTCTTTTTATTGCTTCTGTGTTTATGCTGCACATCTGGGGTAAATACACTCGTTCCTAG
- the ALG2 gene encoding alpha-1,3/1,6-mannosyltransferase ALG2, with translation MEEAEEAGGAGPSVLFLHPDLGLGGAERLVVDAALALRARGCRVQIWTAHYDPGRCFAETRGLAVRRAGGWLPRSLCGRGHALCAALRMAFVALYVLLLSGETFDAFVCDQVSACIPVLRLARTRKKVLFYCHFPDQLLTKRESFLKRLYRLPLDWLEEYTTGMADCIVVNSKFTARVFKDTFKSLSHIKPDVLYPSLNIRSFEEIVPADIADLIPKKKKFLFLSINRYERKKNLALALEALHELQGRLDSHEWDEVHLVMAGGYDKRVLENVEHYEELTRLAAKLDVNDHVTFLRSFSDEQKISLFSNSVCVLYTPSNEHFGIVPLEAMYMRCPVIAVNSGGPLESISHNVTGFLCDPLPMQFADAMEKIVRDPLLKDTMGAAGRVRVMEKFSSEAFSEQLYQYICRLTE, from the exons ATGGAGGAGGCGGAGGAGGCGGGAGGAGCGGGCCCGTCCGTGCTGTTCCTGCACCCGGACCTGGGCCTGGGCGGCGCGGAGCGGCTGGTGGTGGACGCGGCGCTGGCGCTGCGGGCGCGGGGCTGCCGGGTGCAGATCTGGACGGCGCACTACGACCCCGGGCGCTGCTTCGCGGAGACGCGCGGGCTGGCGGTGCGGCGGGCGGGTGGCTGGCTCCCGCGCAGCCTGTGCGGCCGCGGGCACGCCCTGTGCGCCGCCCTGCGCATGGCCTTCGTGGCGCTCTACGTGCTGCTGCTCAGCGGAGAGACCTTCGACGCCTTCGTGTGCGACCAG GTGTCTGCCTGCATTCCTGTGCTTAGACTGGCCAGAACCCGTAAGAAGGTTTTGTTTTACTGCCACTTTCCCGATCAGCTCCTGACCAAGAGGGAATCCTTCCTGAAGCGCCTCTACCGACTGCCGCTCGACTGGCTGGAGGAGTACACCACTGGCATGGCAGACTGCATCGTTGTGAACAGCAAGTTCACTGCCAGAGTCTTCAAAGACACATTTAAGTCCCTGTCACACATAAAACCAGATGTCCTCTACCCATCGCTCAACATCAGGAGCTTTGAAGAAATTGTTCCTGCAGACATAGCTGATCTGATACCGAAAAAGAAgaagtttttgtttctttccattaATAGGTATGAGAGGAAAAAGAATCTGGCGTTGGCTCTCGAAGCTTTGCACGAACTTCAAGGCAGACTTGATTCCCATGAGTGGGATGAAGTTCACCTGGTTATGGCAGGTGGTTATGATAAGCGAGTTCTGGAAAACGTGGAGCACTATGAAGAGCTGACGAGACTCGCAGCGAAACTTGATGTTAATGACCATGTGACTTTTCTGAGATCATTCTCAGATGAACAGAAAATCTCTCTTTTTAgtaactctgtgtgtgtgctttatACACCAAGCAATGAACATTTTGGCATTGTCCCTTTGGAGGCAATGTATATGAGATGTCCAGTTATAGCAGTTAATTCAGGTGGTCCTTTAGAATCAATCTCACATAATGTTACAGGATTTTTGTGTGATCCTCTGCCAATGCAATTCGCTGATGCCATGGAAAAAATTGTAAGAGATCCCCTCTTAAAGGACACgatgggagcagctgggagagtGAGAGTTATGGAAAAATTTTCTTCAGAAGCTTTCTCAGAACAGCTGTACCAATACATATGCAGACTAACAGAATAA